From a region of the Arachis ipaensis cultivar K30076 chromosome B09, Araip1.1, whole genome shotgun sequence genome:
- the LOC110266964 gene encoding uncharacterized protein LOC110266964: MEGLLKEIQKSKTSKRKVSFNEEGTDECKDAIDEAIAQEEQQTPSQLPTKEVIGGDPKKKAKTIIPPMFAPRTTPGSQPSLKSVFQNKEALHEVDKRVARWLLDCRIPFNAVMSPFFQDMLDGVAGFGPDYKGPSYDSVRVNLLADLKRECQMVVDSYRSTWKETRCTLMADGWTDQRQRTLINFLVYCSKGLCFVKSVDASSMVKNASSLCDLFSEVIEWIGPDNIVHVVTDNAANYIAAGRLINKKFENIHQSPCAAHCLNLILKDISSMPHISSLATRASKITVFVYNHTVFLSWLRQRTDWREIVRPGATRFATVFLTLMSIFERKSELQQLVVDTHFTGYKLGSPMFKLALKSFQEE; the protein is encoded by the coding sequence ATGGAAGGTTTATTGAAAGAGATTCAGAAAAGTAAAACTAGTAAAAGGAAAGTAAGTTTCAACGAAGAGGGTACCGATGAGTGTAAGGATGCAATTGATGAAGCAATAGCGCAAGAAGAACAACAAACTCCGAGTCAGTTACCAACTAAGGAGGTTATTGGAGGCGAtccaaaaaagaaagcaaaaaccaTTATTCCTCCTATGTTTGCACCAAGAACAACTCCGGGAAGTCAACCAAGTCTGAAAAGCGTGTTTCAAAACAAAGAGGCGCTTCATGAAGTTGATAAGCGAGTGGCTAGATGGCTTTTGGATTGTAGGATTCCTTTCAATGCGGTTATGTCACCCTTTTTTCAAGATATGTTGGATGGTGTAGCTGGTTTTGGGCCTGATTATAAAGGTCCTTCTTATGACTCTGTGAGGGTTAACTTATTAGCCGATCTCAAAAGGGAGTGtcaaatggttgttgatagttatAGGTCTACTTGGAAAGAAACTAGATGTACTCTCATGGCTGATGGTTGGACAGATCAAAGGCAAAGAACGTTGATTAATTTTTTGGTTTATTGTTCGAAAGGATTGTGCTTTGTGAAATCTGTAGATGCCTCAAGTATGGTTAAAAATGCTTCAAGCTTGTGTGACTTGTTTTCAGAGGTGATTGAATGGATTGGACCTGATAATATTGTTCATGTAGTGACCGATAATGCTGCGAATTATATTGCTGCTGGTAGGCTTATtaataagaaatttgaaaatattcACCAGTCACCTTGTGCTGCTCATTGCTTGAATCTTATTCTAAAAGATATAAGCAGCATGCCACATATTTCTAGCCTTGCAACACGTGCTTCGAAGATTACCGTGTTTGTATATAATCATACGGTGTTCTTGTCCTGGCTAAGACAAAGAACTGATTGGAGGGAGATTGTTCGTCCAGGTGCAACTCGTTTTGCCACTGTCTTCCTCACATTGATGAGTATCTTTGAGCGCAAATCGGAATTACAACAATTGGTTGTTGATACACACTTTACTGGATACAAATTAGGAAGCCCAATGTTTAAATTGGCTTTGAAATCCTTTCAGGAAGAGTaa
- the LOC107616350 gene encoding uncharacterized protein LOC107616350, whose protein sequence is MDESINQELPRNNNAENNSASNERSLPPASNESQSQTSSVRGKTDPAWRYVALQNINGKSHYQCLFCLSSFGGGGINRMKKHLAKIGGDIKKCSKVPYDVEKQMEGLLKEIQKSKTSKRKVSFNEEGTDECKDAIDEAIAQEEQQTPSQLPTKEVIGGDPKKKAKTIIPPMFAPRTTPGSQPSLKSVFQNKEALHEVDKRVARWLLDCRIPFNAVMSPFFQDMLDGVAGFGPGYKGPSYDSLRVNLLADLKRECQMVVDSYRSTWKETRCTLMADGWTDQRQRTLINFLVYCSKGLCFVKSVDASSMVKNASSLCDLFSEVIEWIGPDNVVHVVTDNAANYVAAGRLINKKFENIHWSPCAAHCLNLILKDISSMPHISSLATRASKITVFVYNHTVFLSWLRQKEDWREIVRPGATRFATVFLTLMSIFERKSELQQLVVDTHFTGHKLGRSANGRAVSAIILDNKFWDDCFTVCQIVSPLIKLLRLVDADDKPSLGIVYEGMLRSENGIKEMFKHRKSAYQPYTEIINSRWDKHLKKNLHAAAYFLNPDCFFSENYRESPDVMRALLDLVTLHCKVNNLDSVEAMKEIHIYRDRKERF, encoded by the coding sequence ATGGATGAAAGTATCAACCAAGAACTACCTAGGAATAATAATGCTGAAAATAATTCTGCTTCGAATGAACGTTCTCTTCCTCCCGCGAGTAACGAAAGTCAGTCACAAACTTCTAGTGTTCGGGGAAAAACTGATCCTGCTTGGAGATATgttgctttacaaaatataaatggAAAATCGCATTACCAATGCTTATTTTGTCTGAGTTCTTTTGGGGGCGGAGGAATTAATAGAATGAAAAAGCATTTGGCGAAGATAGGTGGAGACATTAAGAAGTGTTCTAAAGTCCCGTATGATGTAGAAAAACAAATGGAAGGTTTATTGAAAGAGATTCAGAAAAGTAAAACTAGTAAAAGGAAAGTAAGTTTCAACGAAGAGGGTACCGATGAGTGTAAGGATGCAATTGATGAAGCAATAGCGCAAGAAGAACAACAAACTCCGAGTCAGTTACCAACTAAGGAGGTTATTGGAGGCGAtccaaaaaagaaagcaaaaaccaTTATTCCTCCTATGTTTGCACCAAGAACAACTCCGGGAAGTCAACCAAGTCTGAAAAGCGTGTTTCAAAACAAAGAGGCGCTTCATGAAGTTGATAAGCGAGTGGCTAGATGGCTTTTGGATTGTAGGATTCCTTTCAATGCGGTTATGTCACCTTTTTTTCAAGATATGTTGGATGGTGTAGCTGGCTTTGGGCCTGGTTATAAAGGTCCTTCTTACGACTCTTTGAGGGTTAATTTATTAGCCGATCTCAAAAGGGAGTGtcaaatggttgttgatagttatAGGTCTACTTGGAAAGAAACTAGATGTACTCTCATGGCTGATGGTTGGACAGATCAAAGGCAAAGAACGTTGATTAATTTTTTGGTTTATTGTTCGAAAGGATTGTGCTTTGTGAAATCTGTAGATGCCTCAAGTATGGTTAAAAATGCTTCTAGCTTGTGTGACTTGTTTTCAGAGGTGATTGAATGGATTGGACCTGATAATGTTGTTCATGTAGTGACCGATAATGCTGCGAATTATGTTGCTGCTGGTAGGCTTATtaataagaaatttgaaaatattcACTGGTCACCTTGTGCTGCTCATTGCTTGAATCTTATTCTAAAAGATATAAGCAGCATGCCACATATTTCTAGCCTTGCAACACGTGCTTCGAAGATTACCGTGTTTGTATATAATCATACGGTGTTCTTGTCCTGGCTAAGACAAAAAGAGGATTGGAGGGAGATTGTTCGTCCAGGTGCAACTCGTTTTGCCACTGTCTTCCTCACATTGATGAGTATCTTTGAGCGCAAATCGGAATTACAACAATTGGTTGTTGATACACACTTTACCGGACACAAATTAGGAAGGAGTGCTAATGGGAGAGCTGTGAGTGCAATTATCCTAGACAATAAATTTTGGGATGATTGTTTTACTGTATGCCAAATTGTGAGTCCGTTGATTAAATTGCTGAGGTTGGTAGATGCCGATGATAAACCATCATTGGGAATTGTTTATGAAGGTATGCTGAGGTCAGAAAATGGAATCAAAGAAATGTTCAAGCATAGGAAGAGTGCATATCAACCTTACACAGAGATTATCAACTCAAGATGGGACAaacatttgaaaaaaaatcttCACGCAGCAGCCTATTTCTTGAATCCTGATTGCTTTTTTTCTGAAAATTATAGAGAATCACCTGATGTCATGCGAGCTTTACTTGATCTTGTTACATTGCATTGCAAGGTTAATAATTTAGATTCAGTTGAGGCAATGAAAGAAATACACATATATAGAGATCGAAAGGAAAGGTTCTAA
- the LOC107616348 gene encoding putative F-box/LRR-repeat protein 23, which produces MVISNRGCHKLRRLRLVQCFHQMSDEGFCEMDEKLPLLEELDISLCHYVSSIALEAIGRSCPLLKSFKFNNDGSKKEAFVIVQNMSNLRHLQLVGNNLDNSSLSATLNGCPHLESLDLRMCSELELERILRIRCDEQLKDFRDSDALLDGFQLWGLLDGFQLWGLSYETEYSVAVYKYQCEKRDEKEKR; this is translated from the coding sequence ATGGTGATTTCTAACAGGGGATGTCATAAATTGCGACGCCTGCGACTTGTTCAATGCTTCCATCAAATGTCAGACGAAGGATTCTGTGAGATGGATGAAAAGCTTCCATTGTTGGAGGAACTTGATATTAGCCTTTGTCACTATGTATCTAGTATTGCTTTAGAAGCAATAGGCCGAAGTTGTCCTCTTCTGAAATCATTCAAATTTAATAATGATGGCAGTAAGAAAGAAGCATTTGTTATTGTACAAAATATGTCCAACTTACGCCATCTCCAACTTGTTGGTAACAATCTCGACAATAGTAGCTTGAGTGCCACTCTTAATGGTTGTCCTCATCTTGAATCTTTGGATTTACGCATGTGTTCAGAACTTGAGTTGGAGAGGATATTAAGGATAAGATGTGATGAACAATTAAAAGATTTTAGAGATTCAGATGCACTCCTTGATGGCTTTCAACTTTGGGGACTCCTTGATGGCTTTCAACTTTGGGGACTAAGTTATGAAACCGAATACAGTGTTGCAGTATATAAGTATCAATGCGAGAAGCGGGACgagaaagaaaaaagatag
- the LOC110266309 gene encoding putative F-box/LRR-repeat protein 23: MNFVNRNGRQIQYCKAAKKLNLLHLPDDLTVMIIGKLTAFEILTSAQFVCRRWRRICKDPLMWRTINMCDIRIRNAVEYKLVEKMCRHAIDRSCGQLEDISIKYFGTDDLLKYIIDSGCHKLRRLRLIQCLNQISDKGLCKMAEKLPLLEELDITLCLNVSSIALEAIGRGCPLLKSLKFNYNRNNNGEEFVIAKNMSNLRHLQLVPTNFNNSGSRAILDGCPHLESLDLHESDIVEVEGILKTRSDAQLVTPIPKPTSKFTSNSNSILSTLLFLFLLLFLLLLGENSGEFDFT, from the exons ATGAACTTTGTAAATCGCAATGGACGTCAGATCCAATATTGCAAGGCTGCGAAGAAATTAAACTTGTTGCATCTTCCGGACGACCTCACTGTAATGATCATTGGGAAACTTACCGCATTCGAGATCTTAACCAGTGCTCAGTTCGTGTGCCGTAGATGGCGGAGAATCTGCAAGGATCCGCTCATGTGGCGCACCATCAATATGTGCGACATTCGGATTCGCAATGCGGTGGAATATAAATTGGTGGAGAAGATGTGCCGCCATGCAATTGATCGTAGCTGTGGCCAGTTAGAAGACATAAGTATCAAGTATTTTGGTACCGATGATCTCCTCAAATACATAATTGACTC GGGATGTCATAAATTGCGACGTCTGCGACTTATTCAATGCTTGAATCAAATTTCAGACAAAGGATTATGTAAGATGGCTGAAAAGCTTCCGTTATTGGAGGAACTTGATATTACCCTTTGTCTCAATGTATCTAGTATTGCTTTAGAGGCAATTGGCCGAGGTTGTCCTCTTCTAAAATCATTGAAGTTTAACTACAATCGTAACAATAATGGGGAAGAATTTGTTATTGCGAAAAATATGTCCAACTTGCGCCATCTCCAACTTGTTCCAACCAACTTCAATAATAGTGGCTCGAGAGCCATTCTTGATGGTTGTCCTCATCTTGAATCTCTGGATTTACACGAATCTGACATAGTCGAGGTGGAGGGGATATTGAAGACAAGAAGTGATGCACAATTAGTGACACCAATTCCAAAACCTACTTCAAAATTTACATCCAACTCAAACTCTATTCTTTCTACtttattattcttattcttattattattcttattattattaggtgaaaactcaggtgaattcgacttcacatga
- the LOC107616349 gene encoding putative F-box/LRR-repeat protein 23 yields the protein MARGTTKPLLRRHKRKTAVRNWLDLPNDLTFMIFSRLTTFDILTSVQQMCHHTIDRSCGQLVDISIEYFGTDNLLKYIIDSQGKLRRLQLVQCFYTIFDEGLCEIAQKLPLLKEFEIILCKHITCVALEAIGRGCPLLKSLKFNHNGHSKGDNEDAVAIAQNMPNLRHLQLIYGCLDNDGVSAILDGCRFFESLDLRWCYNVNLEGRLRKMCDEQLKDFIEPNTLEGFSGYKFGKLCNANWYEDLEYTYRPRKKMFGHHIAENESQDNGEFSEEEKEEEEEKMATNWDEIYDIWEC from the exons ATGGCTAGAGGAACTACCAAGCCATTATTGCGCCGGCACAAACGCAAAACCGCCGTGAGAAACTGGCTGGATCTTCCGAACGACCTAACTTTCATGATCTTCTCGAGGCTTACCACATTTGACATCTTAACTAGCGTCCAGCAG ATGTGCCACCATACAATTGATCGAAGTTGTGGCCAATTGGTAGACATAAGTATTGAGTATTTTGGTACCGATAATCTCCTCAAATATATAATTGACTC GCAGGGTAAGTTGCGACGGTTACAACTTGTTCAATGCTTTTATACCATTTTCGACGAAGGATTATGTGAGATCGCTCAAAAGCTTCCGTTGTTAAAGGAATTCGAAATTATTCTTTGTAAACATATAACTTGTGTTGCCTTAGAAGCTATTGGCCGAGGTTGTCCTCTTCTGAAATCATTAAAGTTTAACCACAATGGTCACAGTAAAGGTGATAACGAAGACGCAGTTGCGATTGCACAAAATATGCCCAATTTACGCCATCTCCAACTTATTTACGGTTGTTTGGATAACGATGGTGTAAGCGCCATTCTTGACGGCTGTCGTTTTTTTGAATCTCTGGACTTACGTTGGTGTTACAATGTTAATTTGGAGGGGAGATTAAGAAAAATGTGTGATGAACAGTTAAAAGATTTTATAGAACCAAATACACTCGAGGGTTTTTCTGGTTACAAATTTGGTAAATTATGTAATGCAAATTGGTACGAAGACTTAGAATATACCTATAGACCTCGCAAGAAAATGTTCGGTCATCATATTGCTGAGAATGAATCACAAGATAACGGTGAGTtttcagaagaagaaaaagaagaagaagaagaaaaaatggcaACAAATTGGGATGAAATATACGATATATGGGAAT Gctaa
- the LOC107616351 gene encoding uncharacterized protein LOC107616351 yields MLHIICVLNPGRKEKKRKQKLQYDPIDIETIDKVDFWVTEEVVEKEPNLPSNIEDLLDEIDANLDQGGGGGSTSTFYAAPLAFSGPSSENEGDEINDANLQQVMEDFDD; encoded by the exons atgttacatataatttgcgTCTTAAATCCAG gaaggaaagaaaaaaaaagaaagcaaaagttGCAATATGATCCAATCGATATTGAAACTATTGATAAGGTTGATTTTTGGGTGACGGAAGAGGTTGTTGAAAAAGAGCCTAATCTTCCAAGTAATATTGAAGACTTGCTTG ATGAGATTGATGCTAATTTAGAtcaaggtggtggtggtggtagtactAGTACATTTTATGCTGCACCACTTGCTTTTTCTGGTCCAAGTAGTGAAAATGAAGGTGATGAAATCAATGACGCAAATCTGCAGCAAGTTATGgaggattttgatgattga